From the Oryza glaberrima chromosome 5, OglaRS2, whole genome shotgun sequence genome, one window contains:
- the LOC127774449 gene encoding uncharacterized protein LOC127774449, whose translation MAGPARWALLLLLAVALLVPAALAAGGGGNGGASASTPNNGNGGNNGNNGNNGNKGNSGNNGNNGGGNEKHEKSPPPPYHDSPPPPRASPPPPVYSPPPPPPRSSPPPPPVYSPPPPVSSPPPPVPSPPPPVSSPPPPVPSPPPTVSSPPPPVSSPPPPVSSPPPPVSSPPPPVSSPPPPVHSPPPPVSSPPPPASDVVYCTNTTRYPTCTSPAYCPSRCPKSCHMDCATCKTVCDCNLPGAVCQDPRFIGGDGNTFYFHGRRDRDFCLLSDANLHINGHFIGNHVPGLKRDPTWVQAIAVQFSGGHRLYVGARRTAVWDDDSDRLAVVFDGETVQLQRVAHARWESGSGLSVTRTKAANGVLVELDGVFKITANVVPITKEDSRIHRYGVTDDDCLAHLDLAFKFYALTDDVHGVLGQTYRSSYVNRLDVSAKMPVMGGEKQFTSSGLFAADCAVARFGRAGDAGAVAIASDELVDVKCSTGLDGVGVVCKK comes from the exons ATGGCGGGGCCAGCAAGAtgggctctcctcctcctcctcgccgttgCCCTCCTGGTGCCCgctgcgctcgccgccggcggcggcggcaatggtggcgCGTCGGCATCGACTCCGAACAATGGTAACGGTGGGAACAACGGTAACAATGGCAACAACGGCAACAAAGGCAACAGCGGTAACAATGGCAACAATGGTGGTGGGAATGAGAAGCACGAGaagtccccgccgccgccgtaccacgactcgccaccgccgccacgtgcTTCACCGCCCCCGCCCGTttactcgccgccgccaccaccgccgcgctcatcgcctccaccaccgcctgtttactcgccgccgccaccggtgtcatcgcctcctccacccgtaccctcgccgccaccaccggtgtcatcgcctcctccacccgtaccatcgccgccgccaacggtgtcgtcgcctcctccaccagtatcctcgccaccaccaccggtgtCATCGCCACCTCCACCCGTatcatcgccgccaccaccggtgtcatcgcctcctccacccgtacactcgccgcccccaccggtgtcatcgcctcctccaccggccaGCGACGTGGTCTACTGCACGAACACGACGAGGTACCCCACCTGCACCTCGCCGGCGTACTGCCCCAGCAGGTGCCCCAAATCCTGCCACATGGACTGCGCCACCTGCAAGACCGTATGCG ACTGCAACCTGCCGGGCGCGGTGTGCCAGGACCCGCGGttcatcggcggcgacggcaacacGTTCTACTTCCACGGCCGCCGAGACCGCGACTTCTGCCTGCTCTCCGACGCAAACCTGCACATCAACGGCCACTTCATCGGCAACCACGTCCCGGGCCTCAAGAGGGACCCGACCTGGGTGCAGGCGATCGCCGTGCAGTTctccggcggccaccgcctctACGTCGGCGCGCGCAGGACGGCCGTGTGGGACGACGACTCcgaccgcctcgccgtcgtcttcgACGGCGAGACCGTGCAGCTGCAGCGCGTCGCGCACGCCAGGTGGGAGTCGGGTTCCGGCCTGTCCGTGACGCGGACCAAGGCGGCCAACGGCGTCCTCGTGGAGCTCGACGGCGTGTTCAAGATCACGGCGAACGTGGTGCCCATCACCAAGGAGGACTCGAGGATCCACAGGTACGGGGTCACCGACGACGACTGCCTGGCGCACCTCGACCTGGCGTTCAAGTTCTACGCCCTCACCGACGACGTCCACGGCGTGCTGGGCCAGACGTACAGGAGCAGCTACGTGAACCGGCTCGACGTGTCGGCGAAGATGCCCGTCATGGGAGGCGAGAAGCAGTTCACCTCGTCGGGTCTTTTCGCCGCTGACTGCGCCGTCGCGCGGTTCGGGCGCGCCGGCGATGCCGGCGCCGTTGCCATTGCCTCCGATGAGCTGGTCGACGTCAAGTGCTCCACCGGCCTCGACGGCGTCGGGGTGGTGTGCAAGAAGTAG
- the LOC127774366 gene encoding sulfhydryl oxidase 1 isoform X1: MAAAAVARRVVLVLVLAAASLAAAPRGAAARSLGGREGPGEVDADAAVDLNATNFDAFLKASLEPWAVVEFFAHWCPACRNYKPHYEKVAKLFNGRDAAHPGLILMARVDCASKVNIDLCNRFSVDHYPFLLWGPPTKFASAKWDPKQENNEIKLIDDGRTAERLLKWINNQMKSSFSLEDKKYENENMLPKNASDPEQIVQAIYDVEEATAQALQIILERKTIKPKNRDSLIRFLQILVAHHPSKRCRRGSAELLINFDDRWSSNLSLSSQEGSKLLESVAEENHWICGKEVPRGYWLFCRGSKSETRGFSCGLWVLMHSLTVRIGDGESQSTFTSICDFIHNFFICEECRYHFYEMCSSVSAPFRTARELSLWLWSTHNKVNMRLMKEEKDMGTGDPLFPKVTWPPNQLCPSCYRSSKVTDGAVDWNEDAVYQFLVNYYGKKLVSSYKETYMESLQQQEKKIVSEDSSISNAASVPIGAALGVAIASCTFGALACFWRAQQKNRKYSHHLRSLKKI, translated from the exons atggctgcggcggcggtggcgcgccgcgtcgtcctggtgctcgtcctcgccgccgcctccctcgccgcggcgccgcgcggggCGGCCGCTCGCTCGCTCGGCGGCAGGGAGGGCCCCGGGGaggtcgacgccgacgccgccgtcgacctcaACGCCACCAACTTCGACGCCTTCCTCAAGGCCTCGCTGGAGCCCTGGGCCGTCGTCGAGTTCTTCGCCCACTG GTGTCCAGCTTGCAGAAACTACAAG CCTCATTATGAGAAGGTTGCAAAACTATTCAATGGTCGGGACGCTGCACATCCAGGGTTAATACTGATGGCTAGGGTTGATTGTGCATCAAAG GTGAACATCGATCTTTGCAATAGATTCTCAGTTGACCATTACCCTTTCCTACTTTGGGGTCCACCAACAAAATTTGCTTCTGCTAAGTGGGATCCCAAGCAAGAGAATAATGAAATAAAGTTAATTGATGATGGAAGAACAGCAGAACGTTTACTGAAGTGGATAAATAATCAGATGAAAAG CTCTTTCAGTTTAGAAGACAAAAAGTACGAGAATGAAAATATGCTTCCAAAGAATGCTTCGGATCCTGAACAG ATTGTTCAAGCAATTTACGATGTTGAGGAAGCAACAGCTCAAGCGTTACAGATAATTTTGGAGCGCAAG ACGATCAAACCAAAGAATCGTGATTCGCTCATCAGATTTTTACAAATTTTGGTGGCTCATCACCCATCCAAGAG GTGCCGAAGGGGATCTGCTGAGCTACTTATTAACTTCGATGATCGCTGGTCATCGAATCTGTCGTTAAGTTCACAAGAGGGTTCTAAATTGTTGGAAAGTGTTGCGGAAGAGAACCACTGGATCTGTGGAAAAGAGGTGCCACGTGGATATTGG CTGTTCTGCCGTGGCAGTAAAAGTGAAACAAGAGGATTTAG CTGTGGTCTATGGGTTTTGATGCATTCACTAACCGTCCGAATTGGGGATGGAGAGAGCCAGTCAACCTTTACATCAATATGTGATTTTATTCACAACTTCTTCATCTGTGAGGAATGCCGCTATCACTTTTATGAAATGTGTTCAAG CGTGTCAGCCCCCTTCAGAACTGCTCGTGAGCTCAGTCTCTGGCTATGGAGCACACATAACAAAGTCAATATGAGATTgatgaaagaagaaaaggataTGGGAACTGGTGATCCCTTGTTTCCGAAGGTTACCTGGCCTCCAAATCAGCTCTGCCCATCTTGCTACCGCTCAAGCAAGGTCACCGATGGAGCTGTGGACTGGAACGAGGATGCAGTGTATCAATTCTTGGTTAACTACTATGGAAAGAAGCTTGTATCATCCTACAAGGAGACCTACATGGAGTCTCTTCAGCAACAAGAGAAGAAGATAGTTTCAGAGGATTCATCGATTTCTAATGCTGCAAGCGTCCCAATTGGAGCTGCCCTGGGTGTTGCGATTGCCAGCTGTACATTTGGGGCGCTGGCTTGCTTCTGGAGGGCCCAGCAGAAGAACAGAAAGTACTCACACCATTTACGCTCTTTAAAGAAAATATGA
- the LOC127774560 gene encoding gallate 1-beta-glucosyltransferase 84A23-like, which translates to MEPHVLLVSFPMQGHVNPLLRLGRRLAATGLLVTFTTVRLAAAAGRLRDVPEDGACADVGLGRLRFEYLRDDDDDGDGDELSPNDMLSHVTAVGPSALAEFIDGQADAGRPVTYVVNNIFVPWALDVAAGMGIPCAMLWIQPCSVLSIYYHFYESPEAFPTAADPDVPVELPGLPVMAMDELPFMVRPEYAQCLWGDTLRAQVGAIKRTVSWVLVNSFYELERSAVDALRVHTTVKLAPIGPLLEHGHDNGGGDDDAPAPALGAEDNDRCVAWLDAQPPRSVVYVAFGSLVNIGRDETAAVAEGLVATGRPFLWVVRDDSRDLVPEAVLAACRGAGGDKAGKITAWCPQGRVLAHGAVGCFVTHCGWNSIMEALAAGVPVVGYPWWSDQFANAKFLVEDYKVGVRLPAPVTGGELRACVDRVMSGPEAAVIRKRAMHWKHEAAAAVADGGSSDRSLQDFVDHVRRSKAPKELARLAQDIQIKNGPVNPVLV; encoded by the coding sequence ATGGAGCCTCACGTCCTCCTCGTGTCCTTCCCTATGCAGGGCCACGTCAACCcgctcctccgcctcggccgccgcctcgccgccacgggCCTCCTCGTCACCTTCACCaccgtccgcctcgccgccgccgccggccgcctccgcgacgTGCCGGAGGACGGCGCGTGCGCCGACGTCGGGCTCGGCCGACTGCGCTTCGAGTAcctgcgcgacgacgacgacgacggcgacggcgacgagctgtCGCCCAACGACATGCTGTCGCACGTCACGGCCGTGGGGCCATCGGCGCTCGCCGAGTTCATCGACGGCCAGGccgacgccggccggccggtgacGTACGTCGTGAACAACATCTTCGTGCCGTGGgcgctcgacgtcgccgccgggaTGGGCATCCCGTGCGCCATGCTGTGGATCCAGCCGTGCTCCGTGCTGTCGATATACTACCACTTCTACGAGTCGCCCGAGGCGTTCCctaccgccgccgaccccgacgTGCCGGTCGAGCTCCCCGGCTTGCCGGTGATGGCCATGGACGAGCTGCCTTTCATGGTTCGTCCCGAGTACGCGCAGTGCCTGTGGGGCGACACGCTCCGGGCGCAGGTCGGGGCGATCAAGAGGACGGTGTCCTGGGTGCTCGTCAACTCGTTCTACGAGCTCGAGCGCTCGGCCGTCGACGCGCTCCGCGTGCACACGACGGTCAAGCTCGCGCCCATCGGCCCTCTCCTGGAGCATGGCCatgacaacggcggcggcgacgacgacgcgccggcgccggcgctagGGGCCGAGGACAACGACCGCTGCGTGGCGTGGCTCgacgcgcagccgccgcgctcCGTGGTGTACGTGGCGTTCGGCAGCCTCGTGAACATCGGCCgcgacgagacggcggcggtggcggaggggcTCGTCGCCACCGGCAGGCCGTTCCTGTGGGTGGTGCGCGACGACAGCCGCGACCTCGTGCCGGAGGCCGTCCTCGCGGCgtgccgcggcgccggcggcgacaaggCCGGCAAGATCACGGCGTGGTGCCCTCAGGGGCGCGTGCTCGCCCACGGCGCCGTCGGGTGCTTCGTGACGCACTGCGGCTGGAACTCCATCATGGAGGCGCTCGCCGCGGGCGTGCCGGTGGTCGGGTACCCGTGGTGGTCCGACCAGTTCGCCAACGCCAAGTTCTTGGTGGAGGACTACAAGGTCGGCGTCCGGCTACCGGCGCCGGTGACAGGCGGCGAGCTCCGTGCGTGCGTCGACCGCGTGATGAgcgggccggaggcggcggtgatcCGGAAGAGGGCGATGCATTGGAAGcacgaagcggcggcggcggttgccgaCGGCGGTTCGTCGGATCGGAGCCTCCAGGATTTTGTCGACCATGTACGACGGTCCAAAGCACCGAAGGAGCTAGCTCGATTAGCTCAAGACATCCAGATTAAGAATGGGCCGGTCAATCCGGTCCTAGTTTAA
- the LOC127774430 gene encoding uncharacterized protein LOC127774430: MGNYLSCTMAKVPGGKGARVILPDDGGVRQVALPATAAELMMDAPGHFLADARAARVGARLAALSADEELELGAVYATFPMKRLGTPLAPADMARLAAVATREARRSAKVAAAVVAPPPTPLQAEDAAPRLRLDEMVDDEAVAADMNVYKHRLSSARSRRPTLETIQEENYMSTN; encoded by the coding sequence ATGGGCAACTACTTGTCGTGCACGATGGCGAAGGTGCCAGGAGGGAAGGGGGCGAGGGTGATACTGCCGGACGACGGCGGGGTGAGGCAGGTGGcgctgccggcgacggcggcggagctgaTGATGGACGCGCCGGGCCACTTCctggcggacgcgcgcgcggcgcgggtgggcgcccgcctcgccgcgctgTCGGCCGACGAGGAGCTGGAGCTCGGCGCGGTGTACGCCACGTTCCCGATGAAGCGCCTCGGCACGCCGCTGGCGCCCGCGGACAtggcgcgcctcgccgccgtggccaccaGGGAGGCCCGGCGCTCGGCCAAGGTGGCCGCCGCGgtcgtggcgccgccgccgacgccgctgcaGGCGGAGGACGCGGCGCCGAGGCTGCGGCTGGATGAGATggtcgacgacgaggcggtCGCCGCCGACATGAACGTGTACAAGCACCGGCTGAGCAGCGCGCGCTCACGGAGGCCAACATTGGAGACCATCCAAGAGGAGAACTACATGTCGACAAACTAA
- the LOC127774366 gene encoding sulfhydryl oxidase 1 isoform X2, whose amino-acid sequence MAAAAVARRVVLVLVLAAASLAAAPRGAAARSLGGREGPGEVDADAAVDLNATNFDAFLKASLEPWAVVEFFAHWCPACRNYKPHYEKVAKLFNGRDAAHPGLILMARVDCASKVNIDLCNRFSVDHYPFLLWGPPTKFASAKWDPKQENNEIKLIDDGRTAERLLKWINNQMKSSFSLEDKKYENENMLPKNASDPEQIVQAIYDVEEATAQALQIILERKTIKPKNRDSLIRFLQILVAHHPSKRCRRGSAELLINFDDRWSSNLSLSSQEGSKLLESVAEENHWICGKEVPRGYWLFCRGSKSETRGFSCGLWVLMHSLTVRIGDGESQSTFTSICDFIHNFFICEECRYHFYEMCSSVSAPFRTARELSLWLWSTHNKVNMRLMKEEKDMGTGDPLFPKVTWPPNQLCPSCYRSSKVTDGAVDWNEDAVYQFLVNYYGKKLVSSYKETYMESLQQQEKKIVSEDSSISNAASVPIGAALGVAIASCTFGALACFWRAQQKNRKQRKNWN is encoded by the exons atggctgcggcggcggtggcgcgccgcgtcgtcctggtgctcgtcctcgccgccgcctccctcgccgcggcgccgcgcggggCGGCCGCTCGCTCGCTCGGCGGCAGGGAGGGCCCCGGGGaggtcgacgccgacgccgccgtcgacctcaACGCCACCAACTTCGACGCCTTCCTCAAGGCCTCGCTGGAGCCCTGGGCCGTCGTCGAGTTCTTCGCCCACTG GTGTCCAGCTTGCAGAAACTACAAG CCTCATTATGAGAAGGTTGCAAAACTATTCAATGGTCGGGACGCTGCACATCCAGGGTTAATACTGATGGCTAGGGTTGATTGTGCATCAAAG GTGAACATCGATCTTTGCAATAGATTCTCAGTTGACCATTACCCTTTCCTACTTTGGGGTCCACCAACAAAATTTGCTTCTGCTAAGTGGGATCCCAAGCAAGAGAATAATGAAATAAAGTTAATTGATGATGGAAGAACAGCAGAACGTTTACTGAAGTGGATAAATAATCAGATGAAAAG CTCTTTCAGTTTAGAAGACAAAAAGTACGAGAATGAAAATATGCTTCCAAAGAATGCTTCGGATCCTGAACAG ATTGTTCAAGCAATTTACGATGTTGAGGAAGCAACAGCTCAAGCGTTACAGATAATTTTGGAGCGCAAG ACGATCAAACCAAAGAATCGTGATTCGCTCATCAGATTTTTACAAATTTTGGTGGCTCATCACCCATCCAAGAG GTGCCGAAGGGGATCTGCTGAGCTACTTATTAACTTCGATGATCGCTGGTCATCGAATCTGTCGTTAAGTTCACAAGAGGGTTCTAAATTGTTGGAAAGTGTTGCGGAAGAGAACCACTGGATCTGTGGAAAAGAGGTGCCACGTGGATATTGG CTGTTCTGCCGTGGCAGTAAAAGTGAAACAAGAGGATTTAG CTGTGGTCTATGGGTTTTGATGCATTCACTAACCGTCCGAATTGGGGATGGAGAGAGCCAGTCAACCTTTACATCAATATGTGATTTTATTCACAACTTCTTCATCTGTGAGGAATGCCGCTATCACTTTTATGAAATGTGTTCAAG CGTGTCAGCCCCCTTCAGAACTGCTCGTGAGCTCAGTCTCTGGCTATGGAGCACACATAACAAAGTCAATATGAGATTgatgaaagaagaaaaggataTGGGAACTGGTGATCCCTTGTTTCCGAAGGTTACCTGGCCTCCAAATCAGCTCTGCCCATCTTGCTACCGCTCAAGCAAGGTCACCGATGGAGCTGTGGACTGGAACGAGGATGCAGTGTATCAATTCTTGGTTAACTACTATGGAAAGAAGCTTGTATCATCCTACAAGGAGACCTACATGGAGTCTCTTCAGCAACAAGAGAAGAAGATAGTTTCAGAGGATTCATCGATTTCTAATGCTGCAAGCGTCCCAATTGGAGCTGCCCTGGGTGTTGCGATTGCCAGCTGTACATTTGGGGCGCTGGCTTGCTTCTGGAGGGCCCAGCAGAAGAACAGAAA GCAAAGAAAGAACTGGAACTGA